One genomic region from Stutzerimonas decontaminans encodes:
- a CDS encoding TRAP transporter substrate-binding protein, translating to MKRLLINTLAAALLGSTLSLGYAQAADDIRPRMIRFGYGLNEDSNQGRAAKLLAEEVAKASGGKLKVRTFASASLGSDDQMQNALIGGAQEMMVGSTATLVGISKEMAVWDTPFLFTDPRQADQVLDGPVGRQVMDKLEEKGLVGLVYWENGFRNVTNSARPIEKLEDFNGIKLRVMPNPVFIDTFKRMGANAVPLPFSELFTALETKAVDGQENPFNTILSSKFYEVQKYLSVTNHVYSPWIVTVSKRWWDGLSATEQGILMDAAKKARDAEREDTRREASQALAALKEHGMQINEVTPEEIQRMREQAHPAIQTVIDAVGQDLFDQVQAEVEKAAP from the coding sequence ATGAAACGACTTCTCATCAACACCCTGGCCGCCGCCTTGCTCGGCAGCACACTCAGCCTCGGTTACGCGCAGGCCGCGGACGACATCCGCCCACGCATGATCCGCTTCGGCTACGGCCTCAACGAAGACAGCAACCAGGGCAGGGCGGCTAAGCTGCTGGCTGAGGAAGTGGCCAAGGCCTCCGGCGGCAAGTTGAAGGTGCGCACCTTCGCCTCCGCCAGCCTCGGTTCGGACGACCAGATGCAGAACGCACTGATCGGCGGCGCGCAGGAGATGATGGTCGGCTCGACCGCGACGTTGGTTGGCATCAGCAAGGAGATGGCGGTGTGGGATACGCCGTTCCTGTTCACCGATCCGCGCCAGGCGGATCAGGTACTGGACGGCCCGGTAGGCAGGCAGGTGATGGACAAGCTCGAGGAGAAAGGCCTGGTCGGGCTGGTGTATTGGGAGAACGGTTTTCGCAACGTGACCAATAGCGCGCGGCCGATAGAGAAGCTTGAGGACTTCAATGGCATCAAGCTGCGCGTGATGCCCAACCCGGTGTTCATCGACACCTTCAAGCGCATGGGCGCCAACGCGGTGCCGCTGCCGTTCTCCGAGCTGTTCACGGCGCTGGAAACCAAGGCCGTGGACGGCCAGGAAAACCCGTTCAATACCATCCTCTCGTCCAAGTTCTATGAAGTGCAGAAGTACCTGAGCGTGACCAATCACGTCTACAGCCCCTGGATCGTCACGGTTTCCAAGCGCTGGTGGGACGGGCTGTCCGCGACCGAGCAGGGCATCCTCATGGACGCCGCGAAAAAGGCACGCGATGCCGAGCGCGAGGACACCCGTCGCGAGGCCAGTCAGGCGTTGGCAGCACTGAAGGAGCACGGCATGCAGATCAACGAGGTCACCCCGGAGGAAATCCAGCGCATGCGTGAGCAGGCGCATCCGGCGATCCAGACGGTGATCGATGCGGTCGGCCAGGACCTGTTCGATCAGGTGCAGGCCGAAGTGGAAAAGGCCGCACCTTAG
- a CDS encoding RidA family protein, producing MPLHRIESNPRMSAAVIHADLVFLAGQVPDDRGLDAAGQTREVLAKIDRLLAAAGSSRENLLSAQIWLKDIDADFAAMNEVWSDWLPAGCAPARATVQARLASPEVLVEIMVIAARA from the coding sequence ATGCCCTTGCACCGCATCGAGAGCAATCCGCGCATGTCCGCCGCGGTCATTCATGCAGACCTTGTGTTCCTCGCCGGCCAGGTGCCGGACGACCGCGGCCTGGATGCCGCCGGACAGACCCGCGAGGTGCTGGCGAAGATCGACCGGCTGCTGGCCGCCGCCGGCTCCAGTCGCGAAAACCTGCTCAGCGCGCAGATCTGGCTGAAGGACATCGACGCCGACTTCGCCGCCATGAACGAGGTCTGGAGCGACTGGCTGCCAGCAGGCTGCGCACCGGCACGGGCGACGGTGCAGGCGCGTCTGGCCTCACCCGAGGTGCTGGTCGAGATCATGGTGATCGCCGCACGCGCCTGA
- a CDS encoding peptidylprolyl isomerase yields MPKAMCRHILVKTEAEAAQLKKRIANGEAFDVLARKYSTCPSGKKGGDLGEVRPGQMVRSIDQVIFKKPLREVHGPVKSQFGYHLVQVFYRD; encoded by the coding sequence ATGCCCAAAGCAATGTGCCGCCACATTCTGGTCAAGACCGAGGCCGAAGCCGCGCAGCTGAAAAAGCGCATCGCCAATGGCGAAGCCTTCGACGTGCTGGCGCGCAAATACTCGACCTGCCCGTCCGGCAAGAAAGGTGGCGATCTCGGCGAAGTGCGCCCCGGGCAGATGGTGCGCAGCATCGATCAGGTGATCTTCAAGAAGCCGCTGCGCGAAGTGCACGGCCCGGTGAAAAGCCAGTTCGGCTATCACCTGGTGCAGGTGTTCTACCGCGACTGA
- a CDS encoding acyl-CoA dehydrogenase, protein MNFAYSPKVQELRERVQAFMDAHVYPAEKVFYQQVAEGDRWQPTAIVEELKAKAKAEGLWNLFLPESELGAGLTNTEYAPLAEIMGSSGLGPEAFNCSAPDTGNMEVLVRYGSEAQKREWLEPLLRGEIRSAFGMTEPGVASSDATNMEARAVREGDEWVINGRKWWTSGACDPRCKIMIFMGLTNPDAPRHAQHSMILVPMDTPGVKVLRPLPVFGYDDAPHGHAEVLLENVRVPYENVLLGEGRGFEIAQGRLGPGRIHHCMRSIGVAERALKLMCERAVSRTAFGKPLARLGANFDYIAECRIEINMARLLTLNAAYMMDTVGNKIAASEIAQIKVVAPNVALKVIDRAIQIHGGAGVSEDFPLAHWWAMQRTLRLADGPDEVHRVAIARHELGKYVPREALRSR, encoded by the coding sequence ATGAATTTCGCCTACTCCCCGAAGGTTCAAGAGCTGAGAGAGCGCGTGCAAGCGTTCATGGATGCTCACGTCTATCCCGCCGAAAAGGTGTTCTACCAGCAGGTCGCCGAAGGTGACCGCTGGCAGCCGACTGCCATCGTCGAGGAGCTGAAGGCCAAGGCCAAGGCCGAGGGGCTGTGGAATCTGTTCCTGCCGGAATCGGAACTGGGTGCGGGCCTGACCAACACCGAATACGCACCGCTGGCGGAAATCATGGGTAGCTCGGGCCTCGGCCCGGAAGCCTTCAACTGCTCGGCGCCGGATACCGGCAACATGGAAGTACTGGTGCGCTACGGCAGCGAGGCGCAGAAGCGCGAGTGGCTGGAACCGTTGCTGCGCGGCGAAATCCGTTCGGCCTTCGGCATGACCGAGCCGGGCGTGGCTTCGTCCGACGCCACCAACATGGAAGCCCGGGCGGTGCGCGAGGGTGACGAGTGGGTCATCAACGGTCGCAAGTGGTGGACCTCCGGTGCTTGCGACCCGCGCTGCAAGATCATGATTTTCATGGGCCTGACCAACCCGGACGCGCCGCGCCATGCCCAGCACTCGATGATCCTGGTGCCGATGGATACCCCCGGCGTGAAGGTGCTGCGCCCGCTGCCGGTGTTCGGCTACGACGACGCGCCGCACGGCCATGCCGAGGTGCTGCTGGAAAACGTGCGCGTGCCTTACGAGAACGTCCTGCTCGGCGAAGGCCGCGGTTTCGAGATCGCTCAGGGCCGTCTTGGCCCGGGCCGCATTCACCACTGCATGCGCTCGATCGGCGTTGCGGAACGTGCACTGAAGCTGATGTGCGAACGCGCCGTCAGCCGCACCGCCTTCGGCAAGCCGCTGGCCCGGCTGGGTGCCAACTTCGATTACATCGCCGAGTGCCGCATCGAGATCAACATGGCGCGCCTGCTGACACTGAACGCGGCGTACATGATGGACACCGTGGGCAACAAGATCGCCGCCAGCGAGATCGCGCAGATCAAGGTCGTCGCACCCAACGTCGCGCTGAAGGTCATCGACCGCGCCATCCAGATCCACGGTGGTGCCGGGGTTTCCGAGGACTTCCCGCTGGCGCACTGGTGGGCGATGCAGCGCACGCTGCGCCTGGCCGATGGCCCGGACGAGGTGCATAGGGTGGCGATTGCCCGCCACGAGCTGGGCAAGTACGTGCCGCGCGAGGCGCTGCGTAGCCGCTGA
- a CDS encoding D-amino acid dehydrogenase translates to MRVAVIGAGVIGLATAYSLVRQGHSVELIERRDDVALETSFANGGQLSYRYVSPLADAGVPLQAIGWMLRGADAPLRFRPQASLHQWRWCLQFLLACRRSVNRRNAAHLLRLALHSQQILRSWREQDQLDGFAWRANGKLVIYRDQHSLHKGAAAIDDDSGQRLLDAAQCVDVEPALAPLAASLHGGIYSPGDEVADCHLFCTELLRRLRASPRFRLHTGQSVSALRSEGKHVRAVVFGRDEIAIDHLVVAAGTGSVGLLRPLDIDLPIYPLKGYSLTVGLTDQNRVPQTNVTDYDNKVVYARLDDQLRVAAMVDIAGWDAGLDQQRIATLQRLAGATFPGAGDYQRARQWAGLRPATPQGTPLLGRSGFENLWLNVGHGSLGFTLACGSADLLASVIGGSPPTVSLDGLSLPA, encoded by the coding sequence ATGCGGGTAGCAGTCATCGGCGCAGGGGTCATCGGGCTTGCCACGGCCTATTCATTGGTGCGCCAGGGGCACAGCGTGGAGCTGATCGAACGGCGCGACGATGTCGCTCTGGAGACCAGTTTCGCCAATGGTGGGCAGCTCAGCTACCGCTATGTTTCTCCCCTGGCCGATGCCGGCGTGCCGCTGCAGGCGATTGGCTGGATGCTGCGCGGAGCCGATGCCCCGTTGCGCTTCCGACCCCAGGCGAGCCTGCATCAGTGGCGCTGGTGTTTGCAGTTCCTGCTGGCTTGCCGGCGTTCGGTCAACCGGCGCAACGCGGCTCACTTGCTGCGGCTCGCCCTGCACAGCCAGCAGATCCTGCGCAGCTGGCGCGAACAGGACCAGCTGGACGGCTTCGCCTGGCGCGCCAACGGCAAACTGGTGATCTATCGCGATCAACACAGCCTGCACAAGGGCGCAGCGGCCATTGACGACGATTCCGGGCAGCGGCTGCTGGACGCCGCGCAATGCGTCGACGTCGAGCCGGCGCTGGCACCATTGGCGGCATCGCTGCACGGCGGCATCTATTCGCCCGGCGACGAGGTTGCCGACTGCCATCTGTTCTGCACCGAACTGCTGCGGCGACTACGCGCATCACCTCGGTTTCGTCTGCATACCGGGCAATCGGTGAGCGCATTGCGCAGCGAAGGCAAGCACGTTCGCGCGGTCGTATTCGGGCGCGATGAGATCGCCATTGACCATCTGGTAGTGGCGGCCGGCACCGGCAGCGTCGGACTGCTTCGGCCACTGGATATCGACCTGCCGATCTACCCGCTCAAGGGTTACAGCCTGACCGTTGGGCTGACCGACCAGAACCGCGTGCCGCAAACCAATGTCACCGACTACGACAACAAGGTTGTCTACGCCCGCCTCGATGACCAGTTGCGCGTCGCGGCGATGGTGGATATCGCCGGCTGGGATGCCGGGCTCGACCAGCAGCGCATCGCTACCCTGCAGCGTCTGGCTGGTGCCACCTTCCCCGGCGCCGGCGACTACCAACGCGCGCGGCAATGGGCAGGCCTTCGCCCGGCCACGCCCCAGGGCACACCCCTGCTCGGCCGCAGCGGATTCGAAAATCTATGGCTCAACGTCGGCCACGGCAGCCTCGGCTTCACCCTCGCCTGCGGTAGCGCCGACCTGCTCGCCAGCGTAATCGGCGGATCACCACCCACCGTTTCCCTGGACGGCTTGAGTCTGCCCGCCTGA
- a CDS encoding LysR family transcriptional regulator — translation MRLRHIELFQAILQTGSLTAAAELLHISQPAASKILKHAEQQLGFALFDRVRGKLQPTAEARVLQQQTERLAIDLQSLRRLADSLGRGEECALRLICTPALAQALLPQALRAWRERFPRTVCQLATQHTAEIVEALLLREADLGLTSQAVEHPGLRSQLLTEGRMRVIAPPGWWQPDELHRPLRLQALAGKALIGIDARDALGSLLRGHIEELDPPPRVVTWVQTYQLARQLVSSGQGVALVDPFTALAATGGEVQTRLLEPAISVPVYAVTRVHEQPLPAQAMLLEQLGAQAERLLQDGHN, via the coding sequence ATGCGGCTGCGTCATATCGAACTGTTCCAGGCGATCCTGCAAACCGGCAGCCTGACGGCCGCGGCCGAGCTGCTGCATATCTCCCAACCGGCGGCGAGCAAGATTCTCAAGCATGCCGAGCAGCAGCTGGGCTTTGCACTGTTCGACCGAGTGCGCGGCAAGCTGCAGCCCACCGCCGAGGCACGCGTGTTGCAGCAGCAGACCGAACGCCTGGCCATCGACCTGCAGAGTCTGCGGCGCCTTGCAGACAGCCTCGGCCGGGGCGAGGAGTGCGCATTGCGCCTGATCTGCACCCCGGCGTTGGCTCAGGCGCTGCTGCCACAGGCGCTGCGCGCCTGGCGCGAGCGATTTCCACGTACGGTCTGTCAGCTCGCCACGCAGCACACGGCGGAAATCGTCGAGGCGCTGTTGCTGCGTGAAGCCGATCTCGGGCTGACGTCACAGGCCGTGGAGCATCCGGGACTGCGCAGCCAATTGTTGACCGAGGGCCGTATGCGTGTGATCGCGCCGCCTGGCTGGTGGCAGCCGGATGAACTGCATCGTCCGCTGCGGCTGCAGGCGTTAGCGGGTAAAGCGCTGATCGGTATCGACGCCCGCGATGCCCTGGGCAGCCTGTTGCGCGGCCACATCGAGGAGCTCGATCCGCCGCCGCGCGTGGTTACCTGGGTGCAGACTTATCAGTTGGCGCGACAGCTGGTGTCGTCGGGACAGGGCGTGGCGCTGGTCGATCCGTTCACCGCACTGGCGGCCACTGGCGGCGAGGTGCAGACCCGTCTGCTCGAGCCGGCCATCAGCGTGCCGGTCTACGCAGTGACCCGTGTTCACGAGCAGCCGCTGCCGGCGCAGGCGATGCTGCTTGAGCAGCTCGGCGCCCAGGCCGAGCGACTGCTGCAGGACGGGCACAACTGA
- a CDS encoding LysR family transcriptional regulator produces the protein MNLNKVDLNLFIVFDAIYTEANLTRAGQIVGITQPAVSNALARLRETFNDPLFVRTAQGMVPTPMAQNIIGPVRNALQLLRVSVQESRTFSPAQANKTFRISMTDLTEAVMLPPLFQRLRRLAPNVKIESMLAKRRETTKELAAGRLDFAMDAPLNTDPQVRHVKLLEDRYICAMRRGHPLAKDKLTLEQYLSLSHIHISSRRSGLGLVDLALGKMGLQRKIALRSQHYLMATQVIDQTDMAVTVPERFARRHNLHQVDLPVDIQPLETHIYWHESTDQDPANRWMREQMIEIAQQVTAQQDL, from the coding sequence ATGAACCTGAACAAGGTCGATCTGAATCTATTCATCGTCTTCGACGCCATCTACACCGAAGCGAACCTGACACGCGCCGGGCAGATCGTCGGCATCACCCAGCCCGCAGTTTCCAACGCCCTCGCCCGCCTGCGCGAAACCTTCAACGATCCGCTGTTCGTGCGCACCGCGCAGGGCATGGTGCCGACGCCAATGGCGCAGAACATCATCGGCCCGGTGCGCAATGCGCTGCAGCTGCTGCGGGTGTCGGTGCAGGAAAGCCGGACCTTCAGCCCGGCGCAGGCGAACAAGACCTTCCGCATCAGCATGACCGACCTCACCGAGGCGGTGATGCTGCCGCCGCTATTCCAGCGCCTGCGCCGACTGGCACCGAACGTGAAGATCGAGAGCATGCTGGCCAAGCGTCGCGAGACGACCAAGGAACTGGCTGCCGGCCGCCTGGATTTCGCCATGGATGCACCGCTCAACACCGATCCGCAGGTGCGTCACGTCAAGCTGCTGGAAGATCGCTACATCTGCGCCATGCGCCGCGGCCACCCGCTGGCCAAGGACAAGCTGACACTGGAGCAGTACCTGTCGCTGTCGCACATCCATATTTCCAGCCGCCGCAGCGGGCTCGGTCTGGTGGATCTGGCGTTGGGCAAGATGGGTCTGCAGCGCAAGATCGCCCTACGCTCGCAGCACTACCTGATGGCAACTCAGGTGATCGACCAGACCGACATGGCGGTGACCGTTCCCGAGCGTTTCGCCCGGCGGCACAACCTGCACCAGGTCGATCTGCCGGTGGATATCCAGCCGCTGGAAACCCACATCTACTGGCATGAAAGCACCGATCAGGACCCGGCCAACCGCTGGATGCGCGAGCAGATGATCGAGATCGCCCAGCAGGTCACTGCGCAGCAGGATCTCTGA
- a CDS encoding gluconokinase, GntK/IdnK-type, with amino-acid sequence MPSVHTSKASALPVLVVMGVSGSGKTETSHAVADALGLPHIEADNFHPAENVARMRAGTPLSDADRVEWLHALIAEMQRTLEAGSGFVLACSALKRSYRELLRSAVPELRFAHLAIDYETAVQRVGGRPGHFMPISLVDSQFATLESPEGEPGVLTVDASQPREVVLRQIVEWMQGSGLDELIETRVDLSSRPFDSATTAPPLTNEPIYGGTVAQHFDRLTDWLMAALMAFMVIVVFSSVVLRYAFGTGLTGAEELSRLAFVWLVFVGVASSMRRGELMSFSMLRDRFPRLFRRVVDSISWLLVAGASCLAAWGGWNQMQFGWTINSPVVGYPLGLAMLPVAASMVALAVLALLQLVNVWRRDQPSATAAANVTAD; translated from the coding sequence ATGCCTTCAGTGCATACCTCAAAGGCTTCCGCGCTTCCGGTGCTGGTCGTCATGGGCGTCAGCGGTTCCGGCAAGACGGAGACCAGCCACGCCGTAGCCGACGCGCTCGGCTTGCCGCACATCGAAGCGGACAACTTTCATCCGGCGGAAAACGTGGCGCGCATGCGTGCCGGTACGCCGCTGTCCGACGCCGATCGCGTGGAGTGGCTGCACGCGTTGATCGCCGAGATGCAGCGCACCCTGGAGGCGGGCAGCGGCTTCGTGCTGGCTTGCTCGGCGCTCAAGCGCAGCTACCGGGAATTGCTGCGCAGTGCTGTTCCAGAGCTGCGTTTCGCCCATTTGGCCATCGATTACGAAACTGCCGTGCAGCGCGTCGGCGGAAGGCCGGGGCATTTCATGCCGATTTCCCTGGTCGACAGCCAGTTCGCCACTCTCGAATCACCCGAGGGCGAACCCGGCGTATTGACGGTGGATGCCAGTCAACCGCGCGAGGTCGTCTTGCGCCAGATCGTCGAATGGATGCAGGGCAGCGGACTGGATGAGCTGATCGAAACCCGGGTCGATCTTTCTTCGCGTCCATTTGATAGCGCTACCACGGCGCCGCCACTGACCAACGAGCCGATCTACGGCGGCACGGTCGCGCAGCACTTCGACCGCCTGACCGACTGGCTGATGGCCGCACTGATGGCCTTCATGGTCATCGTGGTGTTTTCCAGCGTGGTGCTGCGTTACGCATTCGGTACCGGTTTGACCGGCGCTGAGGAGCTGTCGCGGCTGGCGTTCGTCTGGCTGGTGTTCGTCGGCGTCGCTTCGAGCATGCGCCGCGGCGAGCTGATGAGCTTTTCCATGCTGCGCGACCGTTTCCCGCGGCTGTTCCGCCGCGTCGTCGACTCCATCAGCTGGCTGCTGGTGGCTGGAGCTAGCTGCCTGGCGGCCTGGGGCGGCTGGAACCAGATGCAGTTCGGCTGGACCATCAACAGCCCGGTAGTCGGCTATCCGCTCGGCCTGGCGATGCTGCCCGTGGCGGCCAGCATGGTGGCGCTGGCGGTGCTCGCGCTGCTGCAGCTGGTCAATGTCTGGCGGCGCGATCAGCCATCGGCCACTGCCGCTGCGAATGTCACCGCGGACTGA
- the zapE gene encoding cell division protein ZapE, which yields MHADSPLERYQQAIAQDGFVPDAAQQRAVARLQACHEALVSCAELPLGVYLWGPVGRGKTWLMDLFHAGLTVPSRRQHFHHFMRWVHIRLFQLNGTADPLQALAKELSEEIRVLCFDELFVGDIGDAIILGRLFQLLFEHGVVIVATSNQPPEQLYADGFNRERFLPAIDAIVQHMHVVDVDGGADHRLRPGAALQRYWIAQPDNSSALEATFEALAAGSVSAEPLALSRRQLDVVRRSELVLWCRFADLCEQPFSALDFIELCDRFTAILIGDLPRLGGRQRDGRIARGTEDGAARVEAGDRQLPRLAARDDAVRRFIALVDECYDRRIPLYIEAQVALDELYTEGYLAFPFRRTLSRLREMQLQRFG from the coding sequence ATGCACGCCGACTCGCCCCTTGAACGTTATCAGCAGGCCATTGCGCAAGACGGGTTCGTACCCGATGCGGCTCAACAGCGCGCTGTCGCGCGGCTCCAGGCCTGTCATGAGGCACTGGTTTCATGTGCGGAGCTGCCGCTTGGTGTCTATCTCTGGGGTCCGGTCGGACGTGGCAAGACCTGGCTGATGGACCTGTTTCACGCAGGCCTGACGGTTCCGTCGCGGCGGCAGCATTTCCATCATTTCATGCGCTGGGTGCATATCCGACTGTTCCAGCTCAACGGCACGGCCGATCCGTTGCAGGCGTTGGCCAAAGAACTATCTGAAGAGATTCGCGTGCTCTGCTTCGACGAGCTGTTCGTCGGCGACATCGGCGACGCGATCATCCTGGGGCGCCTGTTCCAGCTGCTCTTCGAGCACGGCGTGGTGATCGTCGCCACCTCCAATCAACCGCCGGAGCAGTTGTATGCCGACGGCTTCAATCGCGAGCGCTTTCTGCCGGCCATCGACGCCATCGTGCAACACATGCATGTGGTGGATGTGGATGGTGGCGCCGATCACCGCCTGCGTCCCGGCGCTGCGCTGCAGCGCTACTGGATCGCACAGCCCGACAACAGCAGCGCACTGGAGGCGACGTTCGAGGCGCTCGCCGCTGGATCGGTCAGTGCCGAGCCGCTGGCCCTCAGCCGCCGCCAGCTCGACGTCGTGCGGCGTAGCGAATTGGTGCTCTGGTGCCGCTTCGCTGATCTCTGCGAGCAGCCATTCTCAGCGCTGGACTTCATCGAGCTGTGCGACCGTTTCACGGCGATCCTGATTGGTGACCTGCCCAGGCTGGGCGGCAGGCAGCGCGATGGGCGCATTGCCCGCGGCACCGAGGATGGAGCCGCGCGGGTCGAGGCGGGCGACCGCCAGCTGCCCAGGCTCGCCGCGCGGGATGATGCCGTGCGCCGCTTTATCGCGCTGGTGGACGAGTGCTATGACCGGCGGATTCCGCTGTATATCGAGGCACAAGTGGCGCTGGATGAGCTGTACACCGAGGGCTATCTGGCGTTTCCATTCCGCCGCACATTGAGTCGTCTGCGGGAAATGCAGCTGCAGCGCTTTGGCTGA
- a CDS encoding TRAP transporter large permease, with translation MTVVVFLSSLLGFMTLGMPIAFALLLTGSVLMWYLDFWDVQLLAQNLQAGADSFPLLAVPFFILAGELMNAGGISRRIIAMAQAYFGHKRGGLGYVAIAASVLLASMSGSALADTAALATLLLPMMRERGYPLSSSSGLVAAGGIIAPIIPPSMPFVIYGVVTGTSISQLFLAGMVPGLIMGMGLIVAWTLIARRIDEPKQEKASAAERRRVLVDGAAALMLPVIIVGGLRGGLFTPTEAAVVAAVYALAVSTLLYRELNWAGLVEVLTRASRTTASVMFLCAAATVSAYMITLAQLPDEIATMLGPLAQDPKLLMVAIMLLMIAVGMVLDLTPTILILGPVLAPIAIKAGIDPVYFGVMFVLIGSIGLITPPVGTVLNVVGGIGRLRMETLVRGVMPFFLIYLVIVGLLIAVPSIITVPLAWLR, from the coding sequence ATGACCGTCGTCGTCTTCCTTTCATCGCTGCTGGGCTTCATGACCCTTGGCATGCCCATCGCCTTCGCGCTGCTGCTCACCGGCTCGGTGCTGATGTGGTACCTGGATTTCTGGGACGTGCAACTGCTGGCGCAGAACCTTCAGGCCGGTGCCGACAGCTTCCCGCTGCTGGCGGTGCCGTTCTTCATCCTTGCTGGCGAACTGATGAATGCCGGCGGCATCTCGCGGCGCATCATCGCCATGGCGCAGGCCTATTTCGGTCACAAGCGTGGCGGCCTGGGTTACGTGGCGATTGCCGCCTCGGTGCTGCTGGCGAGCATGTCCGGCTCGGCGTTGGCCGATACCGCCGCGCTGGCGACGCTGCTGCTGCCGATGATGCGCGAGCGCGGCTATCCGCTGAGTTCATCGTCGGGTCTGGTGGCGGCGGGCGGGATCATCGCGCCGATCATCCCACCGTCGATGCCGTTCGTGATCTACGGCGTGGTGACCGGCACGTCGATCAGCCAGCTGTTTCTCGCCGGCATGGTGCCGGGGCTGATCATGGGCATGGGCCTGATCGTCGCCTGGACGCTGATCGCCCGGCGGATCGACGAACCGAAACAGGAAAAGGCCAGCGCCGCCGAACGCCGCCGCGTGCTGGTCGACGGTGCCGCCGCGCTGATGCTGCCGGTAATCATCGTCGGCGGGCTGCGTGGCGGTCTGTTCACCCCGACCGAAGCCGCCGTGGTCGCCGCCGTCTATGCCCTGGCCGTTTCGACGTTGCTCTACCGCGAGCTGAACTGGGCCGGGCTGGTCGAGGTGCTGACCCGTGCCAGCCGCACCACGGCCTCGGTGATGTTTCTCTGCGCCGCCGCAACGGTGTCGGCGTACATGATCACCCTGGCGCAACTGCCCGACGAGATCGCCACGATGCTCGGCCCGCTGGCGCAGGACCCGAAACTGCTGATGGTCGCCATCATGCTGCTGATGATCGCCGTCGGCATGGTGCTGGACCTGACCCCGACCATCCTGATCCTCGGTCCGGTGCTGGCGCCGATCGCGATCAAGGCCGGCATCGACCCGGTGTACTTCGGTGTGATGTTCGTGCTGATCGGCTCCATCGGGCTGATCACGCCGCCGGTGGGCACTGTGCTCAACGTGGTCGGCGGCATCGGCCGGCTGCGCATGGAAACCCTGGTGCGCGGCGTCATGCCGTTCTTCCTTATCTATCTGGTGATCGTCGGGCTGCTTATCGCCGTGCCCTCGATCATCACCGTACCCCTGGCCTGGCTGCGGTAA
- a CDS encoding LacI family DNA-binding transcriptional regulator, producing MTTRRRRSAERITLSDVARSAGCSLMSASRALSQPDLVSDALRERVEQAVKALGYVPHPAARSLASSRSNLVAVIIPSLSNAVFVDTVEAIQRVLMPAGYEMMIGVSHYRPEEDERLLRAYLAHQPAGLLITGFERSDAARAVPANYTAPMVTLMELSERPDDYCVGFSQLEAGVAMTRTLLERGYRHVAFAAAQLDPRTLQRAEGYRQAMRQAGRYEPTLELLTPQLSSIGLGAELLDRLLAQHPQIDAVFFNNDDLALGALFRAHQLGLDVPGRLAIAGFNDLPAAAWMHPALSTVRTRRGEIGELAAQMLLSLMRGQQPAERCIDVGFEVVMRDSA from the coding sequence ATGACCACACGCCGTCGCCGCTCTGCCGAGCGGATAACCCTCTCGGATGTCGCACGTAGCGCCGGCTGCTCGCTGATGTCGGCATCCCGCGCGCTATCGCAACCGGATCTGGTTTCCGATGCGTTGCGTGAGCGTGTCGAGCAGGCGGTCAAGGCGCTTGGCTATGTGCCGCATCCCGCGGCGCGCAGCCTGGCCAGTTCGCGCTCCAATCTGGTGGCGGTGATCATCCCCTCGCTGTCCAACGCGGTGTTCGTCGACACGGTCGAGGCCATCCAGCGCGTGCTGATGCCGGCGGGCTACGAGATGATGATCGGCGTCAGCCACTATCGCCCCGAAGAGGACGAGCGATTGCTGCGCGCCTATCTGGCGCATCAGCCGGCCGGTCTGCTGATCACCGGGTTCGAACGAAGCGACGCCGCGCGTGCGGTGCCAGCCAACTACACCGCACCAATGGTCACGCTGATGGAGCTGAGCGAACGGCCGGATGACTACTGCGTAGGTTTCTCGCAACTGGAAGCCGGCGTGGCAATGACTCGCACGCTGCTGGAGCGCGGCTATCGTCACGTTGCCTTTGCCGCGGCGCAGCTCGACCCGCGGACCCTGCAGCGGGCCGAAGGCTACCGCCAGGCCATGCGCCAGGCCGGGCGCTATGAACCGACTCTGGAACTGCTGACGCCGCAGCTGTCGTCCATCGGTCTCGGTGCGGAGTTGCTGGATCGGCTGCTGGCGCAGCATCCGCAGATCGACGCGGTGTTCTTCAACAACGACGACCTGGCCCTCGGGGCGCTGTTCCGCGCCCATCAGCTGGGGCTCGACGTGCCGGGGCGTTTGGCGATTGCCGGTTTCAATGACCTGCCGGCGGCGGCCTGGATGCACCCGGCGCTGAGCACCGTGCGCACCCGGCGCGGCGAGATCGGCGAGCTGGCGGCGCAGATGCTGCTGAGCCTGATGCGGGGTCAGCAGCCTGCCGAGCGTTGTATCGATGTGGGTTTCGAAGTGGTGATGCGCGACAGCGCCTGA